The following are from one region of the Aspergillus luchuensis IFO 4308 DNA, chromosome 4, nearly complete sequence genome:
- a CDS encoding uncharacterized protein (SECRETED:SignalP(1-17);~TransMembrane:1 (n4-12c17/18o33-55i);~antiSMASH:Cluster_4.2) — protein sequence MVRIILYILSVLPSSGAIPAQNTTNGQLLVMGTGFGCTGALFVLAAILYCCILCVQKRASTSCIGTYVLQNIDKFEQALELVRRGMILSISFYHEYILNIGVFQAVGQPPLRPETFKDWLNAKFRLWGRDPSAAAADGGDGGGDGVGGGDAGAASAAGASAGPLGLGLGLGLGVRVPVVVLVVLVPVALAGPSGGAGAAGAAGAAGAAGAAAAAGAAAGAVGTGGTGAATAPTTATAPTTATTATTATTATTATTAGTGAGAAAAAP from the exons ATTCTCTACATCCTGTCTGTCCTCCCTTCGTCCGGCGCCATCCCCGCGCAAAATACGACCAATGGCCAACTTTTGGTCATGGGCACTGGTTTCGGCTGCACTGGGGCCCTCTTTGTTTTGGCGGCGATTTTATATTGCTGCATACTCTGTGTGCAGAAGAG AGCTTCTACGTCCTGTATCGGGACCTATGTGCTCCAAAACATTGATAAATTTGAACAAGCTTTAGAGCTTGTCCGGCGGGGTATGATACTTAGTATCAGCTTTTATCATGAgtatatactaaatatagGGGTTTTCCAGGCTGTCGGGCAGCCCCCCCTCCGCCCAGAAACATTTAAGGATTGGCTTAACGCCAAGTTCCGCCTCTGG GGCCGAGATCCGTCggctgccgccgctgatggtggtgatggtggtggcgatggtgttggtggtggtgatgcggGTGCTGCTAGTGCTGCTGGTGCCAGTGCTGGTCCACTGGGGCTGGGACTGGGGCTGGGACTGGGGGTGCgggtgccggtggtggtgctggtggtgctggtgccagTGGCTT TGGCTGGCCCCagcggtggtgctggggctgctggggctgctggggctgctggggctgctggggctgctgccgctgccggtgctgctgccggtgCTGTTGGGACTGGGGGTACGGGTGCTGCTACTGctcctactactgctactgctcctactactgctactactgctactactgctactactgctactactgctactactgctgggACTGGTGcgggtgctgctgctgctgcgccctGA
- the PLB1_2 gene encoding lysophospholipase family protein (COG:I;~EggNog:ENOG410PFXA;~InterPro:IPR016035,IPR002642;~PFAM:PF01735;~SECRETED:SignalP(1-16);~antiSMASH:Cluster_4.2;~go_function: GO:0004620 - phospholipase activity [Evidence IEA];~go_process: GO:0009395 - phospholipid catabolic process [Evidence IEA]), translating into MKLPLFAAAAAGLANAASLPVERAEAEVASVAADLIVRALPNAPDGYTPTNVTCPSTRPTIRDASGISTNETEWLKVRRNATLTPMKDLLSRLNLTGFDTTSYINQHSSNISNIPNIAIAASGGGYRALTNGAGALKAFDSRSDNATNSGQLGGLLQAATYVSGLSGGSWLVGSMFVNNFSSIGELQASEKVWRFDKSLLEGPNFDHIQIVSTVEYWKDITEEVDGKADAGFNTSFTDYWGRALSYQLVNASDDKGGPDYTWSSIALMDDFKNGQYPMPIVVADGRNPGEVIIETNATVYEVNPWEFGSFDPSVYAFAPLQYLGSRFENGAIPDNGTCVRGFDNAGFIMGSSSTLFNQFLLQINSTSIPTILKDAFTDILEDLGERNDDIAVYSPNPFSGYRDSSEDYATAKDLDVVDGGEDGENIPLHPLIQPERAVDVIFAIDSSADTDYYWPNGTSLVATYERSLEPTIANGTSFPAVPDQNTFVNLGLNSRPTFFGCDPKNISGTAPLVIYLPNSPYTYDSNFSTFKLTYSDEERDSVITNGWNVVTRGNGTVDDNFSSCVACAILQRSTYRTNTSLPDICTTCFNDYCWNGTTNSTTPGAYEPSVLIATSGAMKTVLDYSVLAVAMGVAAFML; encoded by the coding sequence ATGAAGCTGCCTCTCTTCGCTGCAGCGGCTGCTGGCCTCGCTAATGCTGCTTCCCTGCCTGTCGAAAGGGCCGAGGCTGAGGTTGCTTCCGTCGCTGCCGATTTAATCGTCCGCGCCCTCCCCAATGCCCCCGACGGATATACTCCCACCAATGTCACCTGTCCCTCGACTCGTCCGACCATTCGCGATGCCTCCGGCATTTCTACCAACGAGACCGAGTGGCTCAAGGTCCGTCGCAATGCGACTCTCACCCCGATGAAGGACCTCCTGAGCCGGTTGAACCTCACCGGCTTCGACACCACCTCCTACATCAACCAGCACTCCagcaacatctccaacatccccaacaTTGCAATTGCGGCCTCGGGTGGTGGATACCGTGCTCTCACCAACGGTGCAGGTGCGCTCAAGGCGTTCGACAGCCGTTCCGACAATGCCACCAACTCCGGTCAGCTGGGTGGTCTGCTGCAGGCGGCAACCTATGTCTCTGGTCTGAGTGGAGGTAGCTGGCTGGTCGGATCCATGTTcgtcaacaacttctcctccattGGCGAATTGCAGGCCAGCGAGAAGGTCTGGCGCTTCGACAAGTCCCTGCTCGAGGGACCCAACTTCGACCACATCCAGATCGTCAGCACGGTGGAATACTGGAAGGACATTACCGAGGAAGTCGACGGCAAGGCCGACGCCGGTTTCAACACCTCCTTCACTGACTACTGGGGCCGTGCGCTGTCCTACCAGCTGGTGAACGCTTCCGACGACAAGGGCGGTCCCGACTACACCTGGTCCTCCATTGCCCTTATGGACGACTTCAAGAACGGCCAGTACCCCATGCCCATTGTCGTCGCCGATGGCCGCAACCCCGGCGAAGTGATTATCGAGACCAACGCCACCGTCTACGAAGTGAATCCCTGGGAATTCGGCTCCTTCGACCCCAGCGTCTACGCCTTCGCCCCTCTGCAGTATCTGGGCTCTCGCTTCGAGAACGGCGCTATCCCCGACAACGGCACCTGCGTGCGCGGCTTCGACAATGCCGGGTTCATCATGGGCTCATCCTCCACTCTGTTcaaccaattcctcctccagatcAACAGTACCAGCATCCCCACCATCCTGAAGGACGCCTTCACCGACATCCTCGAAGACCTCGGTGAGCGCAACGACGACATCGCCGTGTACTCCCCGAACCCCTTCTCAGGCTACCGCGACAGCAGCGAAGACTACGCCACCGCCAAGGACCTCGACGTCGTTGACGGCGGTGAAGACGGCGAGAACATCCCTCTGCACCCGCTGATCCAGCCGGAGCGTGCCGTGGACGTTATCTTCGCCATCGACTCCTCCGCCGACACAGACTACTACTGGCCCAACGGCACCTCCCTGGTGGCCACGTATGAGCGCAGCCTCGAACCCACCATCGCCAACGGGACCTCCTTCCCCGCCGTGCCGGACCAGAACACCTTCGTCAACCTGGGTCTCAACTCCCGCCCGACCTTCTTCGGCTGCGACCCCAAGAACATCTCCGGCACTGCTCCCTTGGTCATCTACCTCCCCAACAGCCCCTACACCTACGactccaacttctccaccTTCAAGCTCACCTACAGCGACGAGGAACGTGACTCCGTCATCACCAACGGCTGGAACGTGGTCACCCGCGGTAACGGTACCGTCGACGACAACTTCTCGTCTTGCGTGGCGTGCGCTATTCTGCAGAGGTCCACCTACCGCACGAACACCTCCCTCCCGGATATTTGCACTACCTGCTTCAACGATTACTGCTGGAATGGAACCACGAATAGCACTACGCCTGGGGCCTATGAACCTAGTGTGCTGATTGCTACCAGCGGTGCGATGAAGACCGTGTTGGATTACTCGGTGTTGGCGGTCGCGATGGGTGTGGCTGCGTTTATGCTGtag